Proteins from one Sphingobacteriaceae bacterium genomic window:
- a CDS encoding dienelactone hydrolase family protein, whose protein sequence is MKKLIILFIILSNALLAQEIKTELIYKFNKPTKKSDKTPVVILLHGYGSNESDLFEICKSFDPKFMTFSLRGPYKSSGFDGASWYDLKRNNNEMSHNYTEVSNSRNKILSFISHACKAYHLDSTQVFLIGFSQGAIMCYDLAFRNSNKIKGIAALSGLLLEETKKQKNKTSELLKVNYFIAHGSMDNVISIKESQDVSKYLTEIKARLTYKEYEIPHSINGSELNDINAWLRSNLKSEKKK, encoded by the coding sequence ATGAAAAAACTAATTATACTTTTTATTATTCTGTCAAACGCACTTTTGGCGCAAGAAATAAAAACGGAATTAATTTATAAGTTTAATAAACCAACTAAAAAAAGCGACAAGACACCGGTAGTTATTTTATTGCACGGTTATGGAAGCAATGAATCAGACTTATTTGAAATTTGTAAATCTTTTGATCCTAAATTCATGACTTTTTCATTAAGGGGGCCATATAAATCTTCCGGATTCGACGGTGCTTCTTGGTATGATTTAAAAAGGAATAATAACGAAATGTCGCACAACTATACCGAAGTCTCAAATAGCCGTAACAAAATTTTATCATTTATTAGTCATGCATGCAAAGCTTATCATTTAGACAGCACCCAGGTTTTTCTTATTGGCTTTAGCCAAGGTGCAATTATGTGTTATGATTTGGCCTTTAGAAATTCTAATAAAATAAAAGGGATTGCAGCGCTTAGCGGTTTATTACTTGAAGAGACAAAAAAACAAAAAAACAAAACTTCTGAATTACTTAAAGTAAATTATTTTATTGCACACGGCTCAATGGATAATGTAATTTCAATAAAAGAAAGTCAAGATGTTTCAAAATATTTAACGGAAATAAAGGCACGATTAACTTATAAAGAATATGAAATTCCGCATTCAATTAATGGTTCAGAGTTAAATGATATTAATGCCTGGCTAAGGAGTAACTTAAAGTCAGAAAAGAAAAAATAA
- the rnr gene encoding ribonuclease R, which yields MTKKKKNKRYLFEEVLDFLKHNDSKSFNYKQIGAAMELSNDSDRVELIEVLQALKQQGFVIEGEVGKFQVKETKKFITGTIDFTSQATAFVIHSDSDSDIYIPAKKTKDALQGDLVKIQLDSKHRGKRKEGTVVEVIKRAKTEFVGTIKISPKFAFVIADHSKIHVDFFVRLNQINGAKDGQKVLIRLVEWKEKEQNPTAEVIQVFGNPGEHKTEMNAIMAEYGLPTQFPDAIEYEAKKLPTEITEEEIKLRRDFRKITTFTIDPNDAKDFDDALSLQKLENGLWEVGVHIADVTHYLKPKTALDKEALNRATSVYLVDRCIPMLPEVLSNFVCSLRPDEEKYCFSAVFEMDDNAVVHNQWFGKTIILSDRRFAYEEVQTIIEEQKGEYSTQILVLDKLAKKLRQERTAHGSIFFDKAEVKFKLDDEGSPVGVFFKTQKDAHKLIEDFMLLANRKVAEFLGGKKEEGKTNTKKTKNSNENLCIYRIHDIPNDEKLQELSGMAARFGHKMNISDKRKVSQSINKLLQDVKNKKEQSMMELLAVRSMPKAIYTTKNVGHYGLGFEYYTHFTSPIRRYPDVLIHRLLDARLKGESYASIAELEAFCKHSSEMERAAAEAERASIKYKQVEFMSDKLGETFDGVITGVTEWGIYVEIVENKCEGMIRIRDIKGDQYIFDEDNYRYVGRNSGKIYSLGDAVQVIVVSADLLKKQLNYQFADINELTASVEKRNPGKKRRRR from the coding sequence ATGACAAAAAAGAAGAAAAATAAAAGATACCTTTTTGAAGAAGTATTGGATTTTTTGAAACACAACGATTCAAAAAGTTTTAACTACAAACAAATTGGCGCCGCCATGGAATTAAGTAACGACAGTGATCGTGTTGAATTAATAGAGGTATTACAAGCTTTAAAACAACAAGGATTTGTGATAGAAGGAGAAGTTGGAAAATTTCAGGTAAAAGAAACAAAAAAATTTATTACCGGCACTATTGATTTTACATCGCAAGCCACAGCTTTTGTTATACACAGTGATAGCGATAGTGATATTTACATTCCTGCTAAAAAAACAAAGGATGCACTGCAAGGCGATTTGGTAAAAATTCAGCTGGACTCCAAGCACAGAGGGAAACGTAAGGAAGGAACAGTAGTAGAAGTAATTAAACGGGCAAAAACAGAATTTGTAGGAACCATTAAAATTAGTCCGAAATTCGCATTTGTAATTGCAGATCATTCTAAAATTCATGTTGATTTTTTTGTTCGACTCAATCAAATCAACGGTGCAAAAGACGGACAAAAAGTGTTGATACGGTTAGTCGAATGGAAAGAAAAAGAACAAAATCCAACCGCTGAGGTTATTCAAGTATTTGGCAATCCGGGTGAACATAAAACAGAAATGAATGCCATCATGGCTGAATATGGTTTGCCCACACAATTTCCGGATGCCATTGAGTATGAAGCAAAAAAATTACCTACAGAAATTACTGAAGAGGAAATAAAATTGCGACGCGACTTTCGGAAAATCACAACTTTTACCATTGATCCTAACGATGCAAAAGATTTTGACGATGCACTTTCTCTACAAAAATTAGAAAATGGTTTATGGGAAGTGGGTGTACACATTGCAGATGTTACGCATTATTTAAAACCTAAAACAGCTTTGGATAAAGAAGCATTAAACAGAGCAACTAGTGTGTATTTAGTTGATAGATGCATTCCTATGCTTCCCGAAGTGTTAAGTAATTTTGTTTGTTCATTGCGACCTGATGAAGAAAAATATTGCTTTAGTGCTGTTTTTGAAATGGATGATAACGCTGTGGTTCACAACCAATGGTTTGGTAAAACCATAATTTTAAGTGATAGAAGATTCGCCTATGAAGAAGTTCAAACCATAATTGAAGAACAAAAGGGCGAATATAGCACCCAAATTTTAGTGCTTGATAAACTGGCGAAAAAATTAAGACAAGAACGAACAGCTCATGGTTCTATTTTCTTTGATAAAGCCGAAGTGAAATTTAAGTTAGACGATGAAGGAAGTCCGGTTGGTGTGTTTTTCAAAACGCAAAAAGATGCGCATAAATTAATTGAAGATTTTATGCTATTGGCGAACCGAAAAGTTGCCGAATTTTTGGGTGGAAAAAAGGAAGAAGGTAAAACCAATACTAAAAAAACTAAAAACAGTAACGAGAATTTATGCATTTATCGTATTCACGATATACCAAATGATGAAAAATTACAGGAGTTAAGCGGAATGGCTGCTAGATTTGGGCATAAAATGAATATTTCAGATAAAAGAAAAGTTTCTCAATCCATCAATAAACTTTTACAAGATGTAAAAAATAAAAAAGAACAAAGCATGATGGAATTGTTGGCTGTGCGAAGCATGCCTAAAGCAATTTACACTACAAAGAATGTGGGTCATTATGGTTTAGGATTTGAATATTACACACACTTTACCTCACCCATCAGAAGATATCCCGATGTATTAATTCATCGCTTATTGGATGCTCGCTTAAAAGGTGAATCTTACGCTAGCATTGCAGAACTAGAGGCGTTTTGTAAACATTCCAGTGAAATGGAAAGAGCGGCTGCCGAAGCTGAAAGAGCTTCCATCAAATACAAACAAGTTGAATTCATGTCTGATAAACTTGGAGAAACGTTTGATGGAGTGATTACAGGTGTTACTGAATGGGGTATATATGTGGAGATTGTTGAAAATAAATGCGAAGGCATGATCCGAATCCGAGATATTAAAGGTGACCAATATATTTTTGATGAAGATAATTACCGATATGTTGGACGAAACAGCGGCAAAATTTATTCACTTGGAGATGCTGTGCAAGTAATTGTGGTGAGTGCTGATTTATTAAAAAAACAACTGAATTATCAATTTGCAGATATCAATGAACTAACCGCTTCAGTAGAAAAAAGAAACCCGGGTAAAAAAAGAAGACGTAGGTAA